AACAACACCACCTGTAAAGTCACCATATTCAGCAGAAATTCCACCGGTAATAGTGTTGATTTCAGCAATCATTCCTTGAGGAACACCTGAGAAACCACGTACACGAACTCCGTCAATGAAATACACTGTACCTTCTGCTCTCTGTCCTTTAACACTACCGCCCTGGACACCAGCTGTAAGTTCAACTAATTCTCCAACACTTCTGGTGGGTGCTTTTCTGATTTCATCCCTACCCAGTCGATTACCACTACTTTCTTCAACATCAACCAATGGTTTGACGTACTCGATATATTCGAATTCGTCTTCTTCCTTGGCTTTAACATTCAGTTTAATATCCTGTTTGGATAATTTTCCTGAAAAAATCTGGTATCCGGTAATGATCACATCCTTATACCCAATGTAAGAGGCATGAATATTGTATTTACCTGGAGGAATTGGTTTGATGATGAAATCTCCATTGATGTCGGTTGATGCTCCTCCTTTTTGGTTACCCTCGAGGATTACAACCACATTCGCACCGATTAATTCTTCGCCAGTAAGCGCATCAGTTATTTTTCCAACAAGTGTTCCGTAAGAGGATTGTGCAAACGACACTGTTGCAAGTGAAATAACGCCTAAAGCGAGAAACGCAAGTTTCCTAAACATATGGCTCAATTTTCAAATTTTACAAAAACTTCAAAAGTAATATAGACCTATGAATAAATCAAAACGAAAGTCTTTTATTATCTTATTTTTTAAGTAAAGGTAAGTCCACGAGCTTTAACAATCAAGAATAAGTGAGTAAGTGTGTCTTATAGGTGAGTATTTGAGCTCAAATAGCTAGTTCTATACGTTGGATGTTGTAAAATAATGATACAGTGATTAATAAGACAAAATTTCGTGTAATTTATGTAATAAATACAAATGGATTTTTTCTTCAGATTCCTTGGTTTTTCCTGCAATATGCGGTGTAATGATAACTTTTCCAGTTGAAATTAATTTATTTAGTAGGCTTTTCTCTTCAGCACTATAAGTCGGCAAATTTTCATTTTCCAACACATCCAAACAGGCTCCTTTAATTTTTCCTTTTGTTATTGCCTCAATCAGGTCGGTGGATTTTAGTATTTTGCCACGACTGGTGTTTATGAGATAAATGTCTTTTTTAAAACTTTCGAGATATTTATGATCTACTAAAAAGGTGTTTTCAGAAGTTAATGGAATATGAAAACTCACAATATCTGCTTCTGCATACATTTGGTTTAAACCAACTTCTGTTATCAAATCATTTCCAAATCCGCTGATAAACTTATCATAAGCCAATATCCTCACATCAAATCCACTAAGCTTTTTAGCGAAGGCTGCACCTGTATTGCCAAATCCAATAATACCAATTGTTTTGGACATCAACTCGCTTCCAGCAGATTCAACTCTACTCCATTTATTATTTTTAAGATCGTCAAATGATTGTGGAATGTGATTTAGCAAAGATAATAACATACCGATGGCATGTTCAGCAACAGCATCGCGATTGCCTTCTGGGGAATTAATCAGGATGATTTTTTGTTCGGCCGCTTTTGCAATGTCGATAATATCCAAACCTGATCCCGGTCTAAGTATATATTTTAATTTTGCTGCTCTTGCCAATAGTTTAGTATCGGCTTTTATTCTTCCACGAATAAATAAACCATCATACTGACTTATTGTTTCTTCAATTTCTACTTGTGAAATTTGGGTATTAATGTCCAGCTCAAATCCAAATTTGATTAATCCATCACTAAAAAATTCTGGAACAGATTCAGTTATTAGAAATCTTTTTTGCATGAAAATCAGAAAGTGAAACTATACATCAAATGGCTAATATAAAAATAAACAGCCAGTCCAATTAAATCATTTGTGGTTGTAATAAAAGGCCCGGTGGCAAGGGCAGGATCGATTTTAATTCGATCCAATAATAAGGGAATTGCAAATCCTAAGGTTGAAGCCAACATGATAACCACAAGCAAAGAAATGCTGATTGTTAGGGCCGTTTGAAGCATGTCAGTAAAGAATATTCCATAAACCATTAATAATATTCCACATATTAATCCATTGATAACTGAAACTGTAAATTCTTTTAAAATTTTCGCCAGAAAACTGGATTTCCCCATGGTATTAGCAGCCAATGCCTGAACCACTATAGCTGAAGATTGAATTCCAGCATTTCCGGCCATAGCTGTAATAATGGGAATAAAAAATGCCATCTCTGGATTTATCCGTATGGTTTCTTCGTGAGTGCCAATTACTTTTGAAGCAGCAACACCACCGACTAATCCCAAGAGCAACCAGGGCAAACGAGCTCGTGAAAGTATCCAAACCTTATCGGTCGGATCAACATCTTCGGAAATACCTGATGCTAATTGATAATCCTCCTCTGCTTCTTCAGTTATAAAATCAACAACATCATCAATAGTTATTCGTCCAACTAAAATACCATCATGATCAATAACCGGTAGAACAACCAAATCGTAGCGTTGCATAATTTGAGCAACTTCTTCGGCTTCTGTATCAACCGTAACGTATTTTACGTCATCTTCAAAAAAGTCAATAATCTTTGTACGTGGAGGGAATAAAACAAGATTTTTAAGAGGGATAATTCCTTTTAATTTTTCATCATCATCAACAACATAAACAGCATAAATATCATCAACTTCTTCTTTTGCTTCCTGAATTAGGGCAATACACTTGGATACTGTATCGTTTATGTGCACCTGAATCATTTCCTTAGCCATCAAACCACCAGCTGAATCTTCTTCGTATTCAAGTAATTCGATGACATCCTGTGCATCTTCTTCTGAACTTTTTGCCAGTATGGTCACAACTTCTTCCCGAACACCTTCTGGCAATTCATTGATAATATCGGCAGCATCATCCGATTCCATTGATTCAATGAATTTTTCATATATTTCTGATGCAGGAATATCTAACAGTAATTTTTGTTGTGTGTCATCCTCTAATTCCACCAACACATCAGAAGCAAGATCGCCAACCAAATAAGAGAACAGTTCGCGGGCATCCCGAATATTTAACTCTTCAATTATTTCAGCAATGTCCGCAGGATGGATTTCGTTGAATAAGGCAATAATAGAAGCTGAATCCTTATTCTCAAGCATTTCTTGAATATGCTCAATATATTGTTTGTTAATTTCCTGCATGGCAAAGCAAATCTAAGAAAGAAATTGTTTTTTCTTAGGTTGATAAAGCTAAACTTATAAAGAAATAAAAGTAAGCGATTTAACTGTTTTTGCTGATACTATTGGTGATATTGACAAAATCTTCAACACTCAGTTTTTCAGCTCGATTTTGCAAATATTCTTCAGCAACCAGCGTCTGATTGTTGAGAAATGGCTTGATTGCATTGCGGATCGTTTTTCTGCGCTGGCTAAATGCTGCAGCTACTATTGTTGTGAAAAGTTTTTCCCTACAATCTAGTTTGAAATTTTCTTTCCGAGTTAAGCGAATAACCGCAGATTCTACTTTTGGGGGAGGTGTAAATACTCCTTTGCTCACCGTAAAAAGATATTCGGTATGAAAAAAAGCATTAACCATCACGCTAATTCTTCCATAGGTTTTCGACCCTGGCTTGGCTGTAACTCTTTCAGCAACTTCCTTTTGAAACATACCAACCATTTCTGGAATGATATCACGGTTTTCAATTACCTTGATTAATATTTGTGAAGATATATTGTAAGGATAATTTCCAATAATCCCAATCGGATCTGAGTATTCTTTTCGTAAATCCAATTTTAAAAAATCAACATTAAATATCTTATCGGCAAGTGTTGGAAAACTGTCTTTTAATTTGGCAATCAAATCGGTATCAATTTCAATCAAATGCAAATTTGTATTTAATTCCATCAGAAATTGGGTTAAACTACCTTCTCCTGGTCCT
The Bacteroidota bacterium genome window above contains:
- a CDS encoding TonB-dependent receptor, with the translated sequence MFRKLAFLALGVISLATVSFAQSSYGTLVGKITDALTGEELIGANVVVILEGNQKGGASTDINGDFIIKPIPPGKYNIHASYIGYKDVIITGYQIFSGKLSKQDIKLNVKAKEEDEFEYIEYVKPLVDVEESSGNRLGRDEIRKAPTRSVGELVELTAGVQGGSVKGQRAEGTVYFIDGVRVRGFSGVPQGMIAEINTITGGISAEYGDFTGGVV
- the mgtE gene encoding magnesium transporter; amino-acid sequence: MQEINKQYIEHIQEMLENKDSASIIALFNEIHPADIAEIIEELNIRDARELFSYLVGDLASDVLVELEDDTQQKLLLDIPASEIYEKFIESMESDDAADIINELPEGVREEVVTILAKSSEEDAQDVIELLEYEEDSAGGLMAKEMIQVHINDTVSKCIALIQEAKEEVDDIYAVYVVDDDEKLKGIIPLKNLVLFPPRTKIIDFFEDDVKYVTVDTEAEEVAQIMQRYDLVVLPVIDHDGILVGRITIDDVVDFITEEAEEDYQLASGISEDVDPTDKVWILSRARLPWLLLGLVGGVAASKVIGTHEETIRINPEMAFFIPIITAMAGNAGIQSSAIVVQALAANTMGKSSFLAKILKEFTVSVINGLICGILLMVYGIFFTDMLQTALTISISLLVVIMLASTLGFAIPLLLDRIKIDPALATGPFITTTNDLIGLAVYFYISHLMYSFTF
- the rsmA gene encoding 16S rRNA (adenine(1518)-N(6)/adenine(1519)-N(6))-dimethyltransferase RsmA, with amino-acid sequence MYHQKKKYLGQHFLHEKTIAKKVADSLQLIGDKYHTLLEIGPGEGSLTQFLMELNTNLHLIEIDTDLIAKLKDSFPTLADKIFNVDFLKLDLRKEYSDPIGIIGNYPYNISSQILIKVIENRDIIPEMVGMFQKEVAERVTAKPGSKTYGRISVMVNAFFHTEYLFTVSKGVFTPPPKVESAVIRLTRKENFKLDCREKLFTTIVAAAFSQRRKTIRNAIKPFLNNQTLVAEEYLQNRAEKLSVEDFVNITNSISKNS